The Peromyscus maniculatus bairdii isolate BWxNUB_F1_BW_parent chromosome 3, HU_Pman_BW_mat_3.1, whole genome shotgun sequence genome segment ACCATGCCCTAGGAAGAACCTCAGGGCGTCACCAAACTTGTCTTTTGTCATGTTCTACACAAATGCATTGCCTTACACTAGTCCCTACTAGTACAGCTAGCCATTCACACAATTAACTATCCCTTACAGCCCCATGGTATCCTCCTACAGCACTGGCCATAGTGCAGACTGAAGGCCTCTGCAGACTGTGGCCAATTTACAGAGGGAAGCCCAAATACATAAGGATGCTGCAAGAATGCCTGCCAAGAGTCTGAACCTACCCCCACCTACTCTTTCCAAGCCTCTCTCCCTTATCTTTGGGCACCAGAGGCACTTTGCCGAGTCAGCCTCTATGCAGGCTGTGATCTTTCAGGCCTCCACACCTTTGCACAAACTGCCGCAGCTGTTAGCAatatccctttcctccctctggctAGAGAAATGAAGCTCACTTAGGACCCTAATAAAATGATTTCTCCTTCACAAAAGCTTCACACATCTTTCAAGCAGCCGTGGTTgccctcctctctgcttccacattcagcatcattttttttttatagtattaaaaTAGCTAATTGTAGTTATTCAGACTTCACAAGGGGAAGCTCTAAACATTCCTTTTCCCCTTAcccaagccattttttttttctgcctggtGTAAAGCAAGGCTTCAATACAATGTCTGTTAATAGAGTCAGTGTTGTAAAACACAAACCACACATtgagaaatgatgcaattattcCATACCAGTTTATTTTAGATATTGTGCTTCAAAAACTTCATCATAAATAACCTTTCATGTCATAAAATAACTTAGTACGATTTATAATAAAACTTCTGAGAATTTAACATCTCATCAAAATACATTAACCTGTGgctttaaaatacaattaatcCTTTTCACTTTGCTTTTACTTGAGGGCATAAAGaccggaaaaacaaaacaaaaaacccaaactattGCTACACATTTAAGGTTCCAACAAAGCGATATTTGGCTTATTTCAATGTAACTCGGCCATCCAAAATTAATAGTTTTGTTTCTTGCACAGTTCTTTGTAGTTTTTGTCTCTTTTGACTTAGATTTCTGTTTCCACAcagcttccttctttattttcacCTCTCTCCATGGGCAGAGTCACCTCCTAGCCCCCATGTAGTTGAACTCACTCAGCCCCTCGACAACAGTTTCTGTAATCCTTGCATCAGCGTAGGGAGTAACTGCCTGAGTAACTACAAAGGTATTTCAAAACTTCAGTGCAATTTGGTTCAGTTATTTCCATTCAGATGCCATCACCGTTCGGGGAGATTAATCACTGGAACCCACTGATCCATGTAGCGACTTTCCCGGCAAAAGCAAATAAGTTGACTTAAGGCAGGATCCTTCCATTGTGAtgaatgtgggttctgagaacaaatttagaaaaattactTCCCCTTAAAATGATCAGCATATGCTACCAATGGTACTACTTTTTTAAAGGGCCACAACCTGAACATTCTGTTAAACAGCATCTGGCAAAGTCTAAACACCTGTAATGCACACGGAGCCACACAAGAGCTTTGCAATTATCTGTACCATCGTGCATGAGGTTATCATTCATAAGTCCGCCCTACCAAGCGTGTACCCTAGTGGGGTCATAAGCAAAATAGTTCTGAAAAACATTCTGTGCGCACAACGGATGTGCGAGCTGCAGGGCAGGCAGCTAACGCCAGTTCTTATCTTCCCTGACGATGCATGGCACTTTTTCACTGGCAGCAAAAGTAATCAGGCTGCCACTTCCCTACACCAGTCAAAACAGAGGAggggcaaaaacaaaaaacaagaccaaGACGGCACATTTCTCTCTGAAAATACTATCCATCCATCAGAGACTTTTaaaaggggtgggtgggtggagagggcCCATCTAAAACAAACCCAAATGTGCAGAGAAAAGAATTCCACTCTCTACACTTCAGAGTATCTCCAGGGAATTAATAAGGCTCTGTCTCCTACACTATTTCTATCTTTAGCTTTGACAGCAAATGAAGAATGAAGCTGACTTCTTAATGAAGGGTGAGCCGGGAATTTATTTGGCTTTATCTAATCTGTCCTGCTCAGAGAATTAGTCACGCGAGGTAGTGCAGAGGTAGGCAGGGGTGGCTGGGCAGCCTGCTGACTCACAGGGATACCTTCTGCCGCTGGAGGCCACCCACGAGCTTAGACACGCTCGGTACCATCAGAACCCCCGCGAGATCAGCGTCCAGCGCGGCCGAGGTCCACCCCAGCAGATTCCGGGCTGCAACCCCGGGTCCCTTACCGTCACCAGCACGCAGTGCAGGTCAGGGGGCTGCGCGGCGCCCCCGCTCTCCGCCGGGCCCGCGTCggtctccagcagcagcagctcagctaGCCGGCCGGGGTTGCTGACCCGCAGGATGTTGATGTCGTTCTCGCAGCAGAACGCCTGGATGAGGGTGAAATGGATCTGCAGAGCCACGTCCCTGTCGTCGTCCTCGTCCGCAGCCAGCAGGCACAGCACCACGTTGTCGGGGTCACTGCGGACAGCACGGGCAGCGGTGAGTGCACACGCTCCCGGGGAGCACGgggtagagacaggcaggcaggcaggagggcaGGCGGGAGGCGGGGGCGGCCGGGGCCACTTACACATTGAGCAGTTTGGCGGCCTCGTACACGCCGACGGTGATGGTGCGCTGACTCCGCGCCTTGCTGAGCACTTCCTCCAGGGCATCTCCCACCGTGTCCATCCTGCGGACGGGCCGGGCGAGAGCGGGTCAGCCGGGGTTCCCCGGGGTGGCGGGAGGGGCAGCGGCCACCCGAGATCGCAGGCACATCATCACACTTACCTTTCGGTCTTCTGCTCTGCAGCCGAGAATTCCTCCAAAGTCATATTGCAAGTGCGAGTCCCTTCACGCGGCGCGCgggctgctcctgccccccccGACACACAGTGCGCGGCGCCCGCTCAGCGCTCGCTCCCACCCGCCCGCCGGTCGCCGAAGTCTCGGTTAGTGACGACGGCTTAGCTGCCTCCGGGCCACTGGAGGACAAAGGGCCCGATTCCCGAGTTATGGGGGCCAGCCCTCAGCCAACCACGGCCGGCCTCATTTGCATGCAGCGCAGCCATTGGCGCATGCAAATGAGCAGACTTTGACCCTCCCACCCTAGCTCCACCAAGGCAGCCGAGCGGAAGGGGGCGGAGCTACGCGGGAGGctaagcgcccccccccccccccatgagagTGGTGCAGAAACCGGGTTGGTGGGGTCCCGAGCCAGCTCTAAGGAGTTGGTGGAGCCATCTGGTGCCGAGGGCTTTGCAGTGGTTCAAGTGTCCTCAGCTCGAACTGAAAACAGCCTAccagttgtttttctttgttgtggaCATCTTTGGATGGTCGTTTCGTGTCGTTTGTGTTAAGGGGCTGCTTTTAAAACTTGTTTCCAGGGCTAAT includes the following:
- the Gadd45a gene encoding growth arrest and DNA damage-inducible protein GADD45 alpha, which codes for MTLEEFSAAEQKTERMDTVGDALEEVLSKARSQRTITVGVYEAAKLLNVDPDNVVLCLLAADEDDDRDVALQIHFTLIQAFCCENDINILRVSNPGRLAELLLLETDAGPAESGGAAQPPDLHCVLVTNPHSSQWKDPALSQLICFCRESRYMDQWVPVINLPER